A part of Myxococcales bacterium genomic DNA contains:
- a CDS encoding MFS transporter, giving the protein MSRKDFSNLALIIIIFIAACIETDIYLPAFPDMMIFFNTSEEAIQGLLTWNFFGICISCPFYGPLSDAYGRRLPLLVALSLFFLGSLITLFVTDLNLMLMGRVLQGIGSGGCFTLGTAILFDAFPKEKAMLAINQLNTIIPIIMATAPMLGAHLNNQYGFKSNFLAITMFVGFSLFICLVFYRETLKSDQRKDFSFLSLIKDFKRAFTCVPFWQTSIYISLFFALYIGFLSLISVFFVLELKVDKLFFPWFQTAILGSFVLASLSYKRVFKRLGKDFKKTGLGFSFLGAILFCLSALLFPKNPYAMTACMMIVAVGLNFTMTLYFDECIHWLEDIKGIAASLLTSARLLLTAIFVGISGKIYDKTVIPFALLTTVVVLICGICIISYEKNYAKKMQKILHH; this is encoded by the coding sequence ATGAGCAGAAAAGATTTTTCCAACCTAGCTTTGATCATTATTATTTTTATAGCTGCTTGCATTGAAACAGATATTTATCTTCCAGCTTTCCCGGACATGATGATTTTTTTTAATACATCCGAAGAAGCTATCCAAGGTTTATTGACCTGGAATTTTTTTGGCATCTGTATCTCATGTCCTTTTTATGGGCCCTTATCTGATGCCTATGGCAGGCGACTCCCTTTGCTTGTTGCCTTGTCACTATTTTTTTTGGGAAGTCTCATCACCTTGTTTGTGACAGATTTAAATCTCATGTTGATGGGAAGAGTGCTGCAAGGTATTGGAAGTGGAGGATGCTTTACTTTGGGGACAGCTATTTTATTTGATGCTTTTCCTAAAGAAAAAGCTATGCTGGCGATCAATCAGCTCAATACTATCATTCCTATCATTATGGCCACCGCTCCTATGCTGGGGGCTCACTTAAATAATCAGTACGGATTTAAATCCAACTTTTTAGCTATCACTATGTTTGTGGGGTTTAGTTTATTTATTTGCCTTGTCTTTTACCGAGAAACCTTAAAGTCTGATCAGCGGAAAGATTTTAGTTTTTTAAGCCTCATAAAAGATTTCAAACGTGCATTTACTTGTGTACCCTTTTGGCAAACTTCTATCTATATCAGTTTGTTTTTTGCGCTCTACATCGGTTTTTTGTCATTGATATCGGTATTTTTTGTGTTGGAGCTCAAGGTTGATAAATTATTTTTCCCCTGGTTTCAAACAGCAATATTGGGTTCATTCGTTCTGGCAAGCTTATCTTACAAACGAGTATTTAAACGCTTAGGCAAAGATTTTAAGAAAACTGGTCTTGGGTTTAGTTTTTTAGGTGCAATTCTATTTTGCCTTTCAGCCTTGCTCTTTCCTAAAAATCCTTATGCTATGACAGCATGCATGATGATCGTTGCCGTAGGTTTAAATTTCACCATGACGCTCTACTTTGATGAGTGCATCCACTGGCTTGAAGATATCAAAGGCATAGCCGCAAGTTTGCTGACCAGTGCACGACTTTTGCTCACAGCCATTTTTGTAGGGATCAGCGGAAAAATCTACGACAAAACGGTAATTCCATTTGCCTTGCTTACAACTGTTGTCGTGCTTATCTGTGGCATTTGCATAATCAGCTATGAAAAAAATTACGCAAAAAAAATGCAAAAAATTCTGCACCATTAA
- a CDS encoding IS5 family transposase, with the protein MKTFLKGNIMSCLYETCLSDCAWEVIEPLFPANAKRGRRRVYSFRSIVDAIFYVLKNGCVWRCLPNDFPPHGIVYHYFRTWSVSGLWAVLNCILVAIVRTCAGRDASPSLVSIDSQSQTAEPGVDERGLDGGKKINGRKRHIVVDTMGLMLLCICTAANVSDRVAGEELVTELNKREKFPRLAKILGDNAYKNLSSGLRVGVSTETAERLKGQKGFVPQIFRWAVERTFAWLNRNRRLVRNYEKNTKHQESMNYIANARLCIRRLENWLTT; encoded by the coding sequence GTGAAAACCTTTTTGAAAGGAAATATCATGTCGTGCTTGTATGAGACCTGTTTGTCAGATTGTGCCTGGGAAGTGATTGAGCCACTTTTTCCTGCTAACGCCAAACGAGGCAGACGTCGTGTCTATAGCTTTCGGAGCATAGTTGATGCCATATTCTATGTTTTAAAGAACGGCTGTGTGTGGCGTTGTTTACCCAATGACTTTCCTCCTCACGGTATTGTCTATCACTATTTTCGCACCTGGTCTGTTTCTGGTTTGTGGGCGGTCTTAAACTGCATTCTCGTGGCAATAGTCAGAACCTGTGCTGGCAGAGATGCAAGCCCCTCACTTGTTTCCATCGACTCCCAATCACAGACAGCGGAACCAGGAGTAGATGAGCGTGGTTTGGATGGGGGAAAGAAGATTAATGGAAGAAAGCGCCACATCGTTGTTGATACGATGGGATTGATGCTCCTATGCATTTGTACCGCAGCAAATGTATCTGATAGGGTTGCCGGCGAGGAATTGGTTACTGAGCTCAATAAGCGCGAGAAGTTTCCCAGATTAGCGAAGATTCTTGGAGATAACGCATATAAGAATTTGTCTTCAGGCTTGAGAGTAGGCGTAAGCACAGAAACTGCGGAACGTTTAAAAGGGCAAAAGGGGTTTGTACCACAAATATTTCGTTGGGCCGTAGAACGAACTTTTGCTTGGCTGAATCGAAATAGGCGTCTGGTGCGTAACTATGAGAAGAATACAAAGCATCAGGAATCAATGAACTACATCGCTAATGCAAGATTATGTATCAGACGATTGGAAAATTGGCTTACCACCTGA
- a CDS encoding aminodeoxychorismate/anthranilate synthase component II: protein MNICIIDNFDSFTFNLLEEFQGVGNTIHVWRNSMDSAEIKRRLFALAVPRLLVFSPGPGHPDQAGCMNELIKDLAGQVPMFGVCLGMQAMVSVFGGQVKKAPDIVHGKAKPLIHDGKFIFYGLKDRIAVGRYHSLTATVVPEEFEIFGRSDELVMAISHRKYPMIGIQFHPESVLSTQGSRIIKNLIDWAGEHS, encoded by the coding sequence ATGAATATTTGCATCATCGATAATTTTGATTCTTTTACATTTAATTTGCTTGAAGAATTTCAGGGTGTAGGCAATACCATTCACGTTTGGCGTAATAGTATGGACAGTGCTGAAATAAAAAGGCGCCTTTTTGCTCTCGCAGTACCTCGTTTATTGGTTTTTTCCCCTGGTCCGGGGCACCCTGATCAAGCCGGTTGTATGAATGAGCTTATCAAAGATCTTGCCGGCCAAGTTCCTATGTTTGGCGTGTGCCTAGGCATGCAGGCGATGGTGAGCGTTTTTGGGGGGCAAGTAAAAAAAGCTCCTGATATCGTTCACGGGAAGGCTAAGCCACTTATACATGATGGTAAATTTATTTTTTATGGTCTTAAAGATCGTATAGCTGTTGGTCGTTATCACAGCCTGACTGCGACTGTGGTACCAGAAGAATTTGAAATTTTTGGCCGAAGCGATGAGTTGGTGATGGCGATTTCCCATCGAAAATATCCAATGATTGGAATTCAATTTCATCCAGAATCAGTGTTAAGCACGCAAGGAAGTCGTATTATTAAAAACCTGATCGATTGGGCTGGAGAACACTCATGA
- a CDS encoding mechanosensitive ion channel family protein — MRYIFCLLLFCSTPLLADTSYLESLGLVQPKKEVEKKYKKNSFSKGCSTPKSALKIFVYGDSKDSIRCFDAFEHSHAELLILAEHLRHVLRANGIEIKLEAIPDDPDYRDAQSNQHRYALSQGLKSIYLEKTERGWIFPKTSLDSIDELYTQATRFDLKKLYKLVPDWATTELFGIHGFSLAQVFFLLLLVLFALAIRTITTVFVIRQAGKIFLKFKLIEFEKMLKEASAPIGYLAMALVIALFIPGLDFNVYITRYLLVAVRLGAGVSVVLLAYRSVDVLAFFMMQRALSTENKLDDQLVPLFRRGLKIITLVVGILFILQNLNVDVTSLLAGVTIGGLAFSFAARDTVANLFGSITIFADKPFQVGDWVKSAGTEGMVESVGFRSTKIRTFYNSLVSVPNSKFTDSIVDNMGARKYRRTVAELGISYNSDPELIEAFCNGIRAIIKAHPLSRKDFYEVSFNAFGDFSLKIQVYFFMEVKKWSDEIRGRHEIYLDIVRLAKKMGVSFAFPTQSLHIESMALAAKKESIAHPPKEELKTIAAQFGPEGENVIPHGPRLGKGYFAGEN; from the coding sequence ATGCGATATATATTTTGTTTATTACTTTTTTGTTCTACACCTTTGTTAGCTGATACGAGCTACTTGGAAAGCCTTGGACTTGTACAACCTAAAAAAGAAGTTGAAAAAAAATATAAAAAAAATTCATTTAGCAAGGGATGCTCTACCCCAAAATCAGCCCTCAAAATTTTTGTATATGGCGACAGCAAAGATAGCATCCGATGTTTTGATGCCTTTGAGCATTCTCATGCGGAACTTCTCATATTGGCTGAGCATCTGAGGCACGTCCTCAGGGCAAATGGAATTGAGATAAAGCTTGAAGCAATTCCTGATGATCCCGATTATCGAGATGCTCAAAGTAATCAACATCGCTATGCTCTATCACAAGGGCTTAAAAGTATTTACTTAGAAAAAACTGAACGAGGATGGATTTTCCCCAAAACTTCTCTCGACTCCATTGATGAGCTCTACACTCAAGCCACCAGGTTTGATCTGAAAAAACTTTATAAACTCGTTCCTGATTGGGCCACTACAGAATTATTTGGTATCCATGGCTTTAGTTTGGCTCAGGTATTTTTTCTATTATTGCTCGTATTATTTGCATTAGCTATCCGAACCATCACCACTGTTTTTGTTATCCGACAAGCAGGGAAAATTTTCTTAAAATTTAAGCTCATAGAGTTTGAAAAAATGCTCAAAGAGGCCTCCGCCCCAATTGGTTACTTGGCCATGGCTTTAGTTATAGCTCTTTTTATTCCTGGCCTTGATTTCAATGTTTATATTACTCGTTATCTACTAGTTGCTGTACGCTTGGGAGCAGGCGTATCAGTAGTGCTTCTCGCCTACCGCAGTGTTGATGTTTTAGCATTTTTTATGATGCAACGCGCATTGAGCACTGAAAACAAGCTTGATGATCAATTAGTGCCTTTGTTTCGCCGGGGTCTTAAGATCATTACTTTGGTAGTAGGAATTCTTTTTATTTTACAAAATCTTAATGTCGACGTCACAAGCCTGCTTGCAGGTGTCACCATTGGTGGTTTGGCTTTTTCTTTTGCAGCTCGTGATACAGTAGCGAATCTATTTGGCTCCATCACTATTTTTGCCGATAAACCATTTCAAGTTGGAGACTGGGTCAAATCAGCGGGTACAGAGGGCATGGTAGAATCTGTAGGCTTTCGTTCAACTAAAATTCGTACATTCTATAATTCTTTGGTGAGTGTTCCCAATAGCAAATTTACCGATTCAATCGTTGATAATATGGGCGCTCGAAAGTACCGCCGCACAGTAGCAGAGCTTGGCATTAGCTATAACAGTGATCCAGAATTGATTGAAGCATTTTGTAACGGTATACGAGCCATCATCAAAGCCCACCCATTAAGCCGTAAAGATTTCTATGAAGTGAGTTTCAATGCTTTTGGAGATTTCTCTCTAAAAATTCAGGTGTATTTTTTCATGGAAGTCAAAAAATGGTCTGATGAAATTAGAGGTCGGCACGAAATCTATTTAGATATCGTGCGCCTAGCCAAAAAAATGGGTGTCAGCTTTGCGTTCCCGACTCAGTCTCTTCACATTGAGTCCATGGCATTAGCTGCCAAAAAAGAATCCATTGCTCACCCACCTAAAGAGGAGCTCAAAACTATAGCTGCTCAATTCGGGCCAGAGGGTGAGAATGTTATTCCTCATGGTCCTCGTTTGGGCAAAGGATATTTCGCAGGAGAAAATTAA
- a CDS encoding alkaline phosphatase family protein: MKCITVFFLALSYSLGLLARSPIILVSIDGLRPDAIYRTQAKTLKKLINTGNYFSRAITIRPSITLPSHTSMLTGVSPKKHGIDWNSYQPELGVVQYPTALEIAKNNGYKTAIFAAKEKFLHLKRENGVDHFEVLETDGMKVVDAFKKYVEANGIADVTFIHLPDPDKYGHQFAWMSLLYLWAVNYADQALDKIIKIASKASKEQATFIVMADHGGFGFSHMMDIHLNNHIPFIVNGPDIAAEIKVKKEIVTYDTAATILDLLQLPLPDYFDGKPVPLVKVNKNQW; encoded by the coding sequence ATGAAGTGTATCACTGTGTTTTTTTTGGCCCTGTCATACAGCTTAGGCTTGTTGGCACGAAGCCCAATTATACTTGTCAGTATTGATGGTTTGCGTCCCGATGCTATTTATAGAACGCAGGCTAAGACATTAAAAAAATTAATTAATACAGGAAATTATTTTAGCCGTGCTATTACTATCAGGCCATCTATCACTTTGCCTTCCCATACATCAATGCTCACGGGAGTGTCTCCCAAAAAACATGGTATTGATTGGAACTCGTATCAGCCTGAACTTGGAGTTGTACAATATCCAACGGCTTTAGAGATTGCAAAAAATAATGGTTACAAAACAGCTATTTTTGCTGCCAAAGAAAAATTTTTACACCTCAAAAGAGAAAATGGTGTTGATCATTTTGAAGTGCTTGAGACGGATGGAATGAAAGTTGTCGATGCATTTAAAAAATATGTAGAGGCAAATGGTATAGCGGACGTAACTTTTATACATCTCCCTGATCCGGACAAATATGGTCATCAATTTGCTTGGATGTCTTTGTTGTATTTATGGGCGGTAAACTATGCCGATCAAGCCCTAGATAAGATCATAAAAATAGCAAGCAAGGCTTCAAAGGAACAAGCGACTTTCATTGTTATGGCTGATCATGGCGGTTTTGGTTTTAGTCATATGATGGATATACATTTGAACAATCACATTCCCTTTATCGTTAATGGACCGGATATTGCAGCAGAGATAAAAGTTAAAAAAGAGATTGTAACCTATGATACGGCAGCAACTATTCTTGATCTTTTACAACTGCCATTGCCAGATTATTTTGATGGAAAGCCTGTGCCGCTGGTTAAGGTGAACAAAAATCAGTGGTAG
- the trpA gene encoding tryptophan synthase subunit alpha, which yields MSRYEKMFFELAQKNQGAFIPFVMLYDPDRAQCKKIIKTLIESGADALELGIAFSDPLADGPTIQKAGLRALHSRATVHESLDLVQEIRQEYPSVPIGILTYANLIFKNSLDWFYAHARDCGVDSVLVADVPILEIKPFYEAAIKHGVDPVLVAPINMPHERLKDVEHYGRGYTYVVTREGVTGADEKINFHHKDFLRALKNAGAPPAIFGFGISSPEHVSQALKQGAQGVISGSKIVSLIEGNLNSPEHMLDELALFVKAMKAATKLA from the coding sequence ATGAGCCGCTATGAAAAAATGTTTTTTGAGCTTGCACAAAAAAATCAAGGAGCCTTTATTCCATTTGTGATGCTCTATGATCCTGATAGAGCTCAATGCAAAAAAATTATTAAGACTTTGATTGAATCTGGTGCTGATGCTTTAGAGTTGGGAATCGCTTTTAGTGATCCTCTGGCCGATGGTCCTACTATTCAAAAAGCTGGCCTTCGAGCCTTGCATAGCCGCGCGACTGTACACGAATCATTAGATCTTGTGCAAGAAATTCGCCAAGAATATCCAAGCGTGCCTATTGGAATTTTGACCTACGCTAATCTTATTTTTAAAAATTCCTTGGATTGGTTTTATGCTCATGCTCGTGATTGCGGAGTGGACTCAGTACTGGTTGCTGATGTTCCCATTCTAGAAATAAAACCTTTTTATGAAGCCGCTATCAAACACGGAGTCGATCCTGTGTTGGTTGCGCCCATCAACATGCCTCATGAACGCTTAAAAGATGTAGAGCATTACGGCAGAGGATATACCTATGTCGTTACGAGAGAAGGAGTTACGGGTGCAGACGAAAAAATTAATTTTCACCACAAAGATTTTTTACGAGCCTTAAAAAATGCTGGTGCACCTCCAGCTATTTTTGGTTTTGGTATTTCTAGTCCCGAACACGTTTCACAAGCTCTGAAACAAGGAGCGCAAGGTGTTATTAGCGGATCAAAGATAGTTTCTCTCATAGAGGGAAATTTAAACTCGCCAGAGCACATGCTCGATGAGCTTGCACTTTTTGTTAAAGCAATGAAGGCAGCCACAAAATTGGCGTAA
- the trpCF gene encoding bifunctional indole-3-glycerol-phosphate synthase TrpC/phosphoribosylanthranilate isomerase TrpF has product MALEAIVEYKHRFINEKIEEIKSYKDFLLPSANNFFQALEQSPVAYICEIKQASPSLGLIRKDVNVLDVAKLYSPFADAISVLADEKYFLGSLENVLSVSHKKYAPLLCKDIVVSPWQIYQARRYGADAVLLMLSVLDDDNYRACEKIACDLKMAVVCEVHDEEEMKRANQLKAKIIGINNRNLKTLEVDVNTTERLLNLAWKDALIISESGFATHRQIYRYKDKVKGFLVGTSLMRQERIDRALRELIFGRVKICGLTNAYDAKIAYDNGAYYGGLNFSPLSQRCISVDEARSIIDGSPLSYGGIFVNQSVDEVISIARKLKLDYVQLHGDEEKDYIAQLRPDLPADCAIWQAIRIKDQINVEPNLNVDLYVFDTHHESSYGGTGKSFDWSILKNIKTPFALAGGINPDNVNRAESIFPLVIDVASGVEEKDPRKKSLQKIKKLFSNLRNSKEFYER; this is encoded by the coding sequence ATGGCGCTTGAAGCAATCGTTGAATATAAGCATCGTTTTATCAATGAAAAGATTGAAGAAATAAAAAGCTACAAAGATTTTTTGCTTCCTAGTGCCAATAATTTTTTTCAAGCTTTAGAGCAAAGTCCTGTGGCATATATTTGTGAGATAAAGCAAGCCTCTCCCTCATTGGGCTTAATTCGCAAAGATGTAAATGTGCTTGATGTTGCCAAACTCTATAGTCCTTTTGCTGATGCAATCTCTGTACTGGCTGATGAAAAATATTTTTTGGGTTCACTAGAAAATGTCTTGAGCGTGAGTCACAAAAAATATGCTCCGCTTTTGTGTAAAGATATTGTGGTTTCACCTTGGCAAATTTATCAGGCTCGGCGTTATGGCGCCGATGCCGTGCTACTGATGCTTTCTGTGCTGGATGATGACAACTATCGTGCATGTGAAAAAATAGCCTGTGATTTAAAAATGGCCGTGGTTTGCGAAGTTCATGACGAAGAAGAAATGAAACGAGCGAATCAACTCAAAGCAAAAATTATTGGCATTAATAACCGAAATTTAAAAACTCTTGAAGTTGACGTAAACACCACAGAGCGATTGCTTAATTTAGCTTGGAAAGATGCCCTGATCATATCTGAATCGGGTTTCGCTACACATAGACAAATTTATCGCTATAAAGATAAGGTAAAAGGATTTTTGGTGGGAACATCTTTGATGCGCCAGGAACGCATTGATAGAGCCTTAAGAGAATTAATTTTTGGCCGTGTGAAAATATGCGGTCTGACCAATGCGTATGACGCAAAGATAGCCTACGACAACGGCGCGTATTACGGAGGTCTTAATTTTTCTCCATTATCTCAGCGCTGCATAAGCGTTGATGAAGCGCGCTCTATAATCGATGGCTCACCACTTTCTTATGGCGGTATCTTTGTTAATCAATCAGTGGATGAAGTCATTTCTATAGCACGAAAATTAAAACTTGATTATGTGCAACTTCATGGTGATGAAGAAAAAGATTATATCGCGCAATTGCGACCTGACTTGCCGGCAGATTGTGCAATTTGGCAGGCTATTCGTATTAAAGATCAAATTAATGTTGAGCCCAATTTAAACGTAGATCTTTATGTCTTTGATACCCATCACGAATCATCATACGGTGGGACTGGTAAGTCTTTTGATTGGTCAATACTTAAAAATATAAAAACTCCTTTCGCTTTAGCTGGTGGAATTAATCCTGACAACGTTAATCGTGCTGAAAGTATTTTTCCGTTGGTGATCGATGTTGCATCAGGAGTTGAAGAGAAAGATCCACGCAAAAAGTCTTTGCAAAAAATTAAAAAACTTTTCTCTAATTTAAGAAATAGCAAGGAGTTTTATGAAAGATAA
- the trpB gene encoding tryptophan synthase subunit beta, giving the protein MKDNGRFGRFGGCYVPEILVPALEELEKYFYDALEDVGFQNELSVLLKHYAGRPTPLYECRNLCADTKTRIFLKREDLLHGGAHKTNQVIAQGLLTKKMGKKNIIAETGAGQHGVASALVGALFSLKTRVYMGAKDVERQKLNVFRMQLLGAEVIAVESGEQTLKDAVNEALKDWAKNFADTHYMIGSVVGPHPFPIMVREFQRIIGEETKDQMLAAIGRLPHAVLACVGGGSNAMGIFADFIPEKNVRLIGVEGGGEGIFSNHHAATLHGGTEGILHGAQTKIMQNDEGQVMESHSISAGLDYPAVGPEHAYLQDSGRAEYVSATDKEALDAFILLSQKEGIIPAFESAHALAHAIKMAQNSDEEQILVVNISGRGDKDMVQASQILGDHIGQVQKIGVKK; this is encoded by the coding sequence ATGAAAGATAATGGGCGCTTTGGCCGTTTTGGTGGATGCTATGTCCCTGAAATTTTGGTTCCGGCTTTAGAGGAGTTGGAAAAATATTTTTATGATGCTCTTGAAGACGTAGGGTTTCAAAATGAACTTTCAGTTTTGCTCAAGCATTATGCCGGAAGACCTACACCTTTATACGAGTGTAGAAATTTATGTGCCGATACCAAAACGCGCATATTTTTAAAAAGGGAAGATTTACTGCACGGTGGGGCACACAAAACCAATCAAGTGATAGCGCAAGGACTACTCACCAAAAAAATGGGCAAAAAAAATATCATTGCTGAGACAGGTGCAGGTCAGCATGGTGTAGCGAGCGCATTGGTAGGAGCTCTATTTTCTTTAAAAACTCGTGTGTACATGGGAGCGAAAGATGTAGAGCGGCAAAAACTTAATGTTTTTCGTATGCAACTTTTAGGGGCTGAAGTTATTGCCGTAGAATCTGGTGAACAAACGCTCAAAGATGCGGTGAATGAAGCATTGAAAGATTGGGCTAAAAATTTTGCCGATACCCACTATATGATCGGAAGTGTGGTTGGGCCACATCCTTTTCCGATTATGGTGCGTGAATTTCAACGTATCATTGGCGAAGAAACCAAAGATCAAATGCTTGCAGCAATCGGTAGACTTCCTCATGCGGTGTTGGCGTGTGTAGGTGGAGGATCAAATGCCATGGGTATTTTTGCCGATTTTATCCCAGAAAAAAATGTTCGCTTGATTGGAGTTGAAGGAGGAGGTGAAGGAATTTTTAGCAATCACCATGCAGCAACTTTGCACGGAGGCACAGAAGGAATTCTTCACGGAGCTCAAACCAAGATTATGCAAAATGATGAAGGCCAGGTGATGGAGTCTCACAGTATTTCTGCAGGGCTCGATTATCCAGCAGTTGGTCCTGAGCATGCCTATTTGCAAGACAGTGGTCGCGCTGAATATGTTTCTGCAACAGATAAAGAAGCGCTTGATGCATTTATTCTTCTTTCGCAAAAGGAAGGAATCATTCCAGCCTTTGAATCGGCTCATGCATTGGCTCATGCAATTAAAATGGCTCAAAATTCGGACGAAGAACAGATATTGGTTGTCAATATTTCTGGGCGCGGAGACAAGGATATGGTTCAGGCAAGTCAGATTTTGGGAGATCATATTGGTCAGGTGCAAAAAATTGGAGTGAAGAAATGA
- the trpD gene encoding anthranilate phosphoribosyltransferase, which produces MNEKILLNELMSLKDLSVEQVGLLIDDILEERMPASQVAAALALLSAKGESGQEIAIAAQTVLKKTLLVEQPDYLFGDVVGTGGDGFNTINVSTLASLVAATAGFPVAKHGSVSVSSRCGSADILRALGIDIMQGPKEVRQSLDKNKWCFLFAPNYHRSFKAVKDIRRELGIKTIFNILGPLVNPLRPPIMLIGVYDPKLLEHFAVALKDMGRKTALIVHGGGLDELAVHSVSDAVLLKDNKVEKLSIHPDDLGLKSFALEQIQGGGVEENIQISIDLLSGHADEAKSSIVAASAGALLWLAGKESSLKSGVGLALEIIKSGQTMKLIKELQEQAYGA; this is translated from the coding sequence ATGAATGAAAAAATTTTGTTGAATGAGCTTATGAGCTTAAAAGATTTAAGTGTTGAGCAGGTTGGTCTTTTAATCGACGATATTCTTGAAGAGCGGATGCCTGCAAGTCAGGTTGCTGCTGCCTTAGCCTTGCTGAGTGCTAAGGGAGAAAGTGGGCAAGAAATTGCTATAGCTGCTCAAACTGTTTTGAAAAAAACTTTGCTGGTTGAACAACCTGATTATTTGTTTGGCGATGTTGTTGGAACTGGTGGAGACGGTTTTAATACAATTAATGTTTCAACATTGGCATCTTTGGTGGCGGCAACTGCAGGTTTTCCTGTAGCAAAGCACGGCAGTGTTTCGGTGTCTTCTCGATGCGGGTCGGCAGATATCCTGAGAGCGCTCGGCATCGATATTATGCAAGGTCCTAAAGAAGTGCGCCAAAGTTTGGATAAAAATAAATGGTGCTTTTTATTTGCTCCCAATTATCATCGAAGTTTCAAGGCAGTCAAAGATATACGTCGTGAACTGGGAATAAAAACAATTTTTAATATTCTTGGCCCCTTGGTAAATCCCTTGAGGCCGCCTATCATGTTGATCGGCGTATATGATCCAAAATTGCTTGAGCATTTTGCTGTGGCGTTAAAAGATATGGGTAGAAAAACAGCATTGATTGTGCATGGCGGAGGGCTCGATGAACTTGCCGTTCATAGCGTCAGTGATGCTGTGCTTTTGAAGGATAATAAGGTAGAAAAATTGTCTATTCACCCAGACGATCTTGGCCTTAAAAGCTTTGCTCTTGAGCAGATTCAAGGTGGTGGAGTAGAGGAGAATATTCAAATCAGCATTGATTTATTATCGGGCCATGCAGATGAGGCAAAAAGTTCAATTGTTGCTGCGAGCGCTGGTGCTTTGCTGTGGTTGGCGGGCAAAGAATCATCACTAAAATCTGGAGTAGGCTTAGCTTTAGAAATTATTAAGAGCGGTCAAACAATGAAGCTTATAAAAGAGTTACAGGAGCAGGCCTATGGCGCTTGA